A stretch of Microbulbifer bruguierae DNA encodes these proteins:
- a CDS encoding class I SAM-dependent methyltransferase: MERNSESRSLFKRSGGQIPALAQSCPDLSRWFETGLGQEILTQQLALAQPLVERLFGYHLMQASVACQVDFAACSRINHRFRLSPCMVGDAAALVEFEQLPLPSESIDVVLLHHLLDFAPHPHQVLREAARVLIPGGHMVLIGFNPFSLLGLNRVFRSSSPYQRGNQLRAARVADWMNLLDLQAGPIERGFFRLPVQHRDLLAKTSWMERMGTRFHLPWGGFYIIVARKEVARMRTIKINWRGERKPALSAVPSSPRVAARDRHLKR, translated from the coding sequence ATGGAACGCAATTCGGAATCCAGATCCCTGTTCAAGCGTAGTGGGGGGCAGATCCCCGCTTTGGCGCAGTCTTGTCCGGATTTGAGTCGTTGGTTTGAAACTGGTTTGGGGCAGGAAATTCTGACCCAGCAGCTGGCTCTCGCCCAGCCATTGGTGGAGCGGCTTTTTGGTTATCACCTGATGCAGGCAAGCGTAGCGTGCCAGGTCGACTTTGCCGCGTGCAGCCGGATCAATCACCGTTTTCGCCTCAGTCCATGCATGGTTGGCGATGCTGCCGCATTGGTTGAGTTTGAGCAGTTACCACTGCCGTCTGAATCTATTGATGTGGTCTTGCTTCATCATTTGCTTGACTTTGCCCCCCATCCCCATCAGGTGTTGCGGGAAGCGGCCAGGGTGCTGATTCCGGGTGGGCATATGGTATTGATCGGATTCAATCCCTTTTCCCTGTTGGGACTGAATAGAGTCTTTCGTTCCTCCAGTCCCTATCAGCGGGGTAATCAGTTGCGGGCGGCGCGGGTGGCCGACTGGATGAATCTGCTGGATTTGCAGGCGGGCCCCATTGAACGGGGCTTTTTCAGGCTGCCAGTACAGCACAGAGACCTGTTGGCGAAGACTTCCTGGATGGAGCGGATGGGGACCCGCTTCCACTTGCCCTGGGGTGGGTTTTACATCATAGTCGCGCGCAAAGAAGTCGCTCGTATGCGCACCATCAAAATCAACTGGCGTGGAGAGCGAAAGCCCGCGCTGAGTGCAGTGCCCAGCAGCCCTCGGGTTGCCGCCCGGGATCGCCACCTGAAACGATAG
- the rnhA gene encoding ribonuclease HI: protein MKQVTIYTDGACRGNPGPGGWGALLMSGNAEKELCGGEPLTTNNRMELLAAIEALGALNQHCRVDLHTDSQYVRQGITAWIHNWKKNGWKTANKKPVKNADLWQALDAAIASHEVHWHWVKGHSGDPGNERADALANRGIDQLGD from the coding sequence TTGAAGCAAGTCACAATTTATACCGATGGTGCCTGCCGTGGAAATCCCGGTCCAGGTGGGTGGGGAGCATTGCTTATGAGCGGCAATGCGGAAAAAGAACTGTGCGGTGGTGAGCCCCTGACCACCAATAACCGTATGGAATTGCTCGCGGCAATCGAAGCCTTGGGGGCGCTTAATCAGCATTGCCGGGTGGACTTACACACAGATTCTCAATATGTGCGCCAGGGCATTACCGCCTGGATACACAACTGGAAAAAGAACGGCTGGAAAACAGCCAACAAAAAACCGGTTAAAAATGCCGATCTCTGGCAAGCTCTGGATGCTGCTATTGCCAGTCACGAGGTGCATTGGCATTGGGTAAAAGGTCACTCCGGTGACCCCGGAAACGAGCGCGCGGACGCGCTCGCCAATCGTGGCATTGACCAACTGGGGGATTAA
- the gloB gene encoding hydroxyacylglutathione hydrolase gives MITIRPIAALRDNYIWHLQQNREHWVVDPGDAGPVFAQLGDEQLSGILLTHHHYDHTDGVKALVEKFDCPVLGPATINGVTRALADGDQFEAIGHQWRVIGVPGHTLDHIALLLEDEEGLHLFCGDTLFAAGCGRLFEGTPEQMYQSLSKLAALPPDTRVYCTHEYTLSNLQFAKAADPNNEDVTARIESARAARAESCPTLPSTIALELATNPFLRTETRSIRQQAAARGANPNGSAVEIFATLRQWKDVF, from the coding sequence ATGATCACAATCCGCCCGATTGCAGCATTGCGCGACAACTATATCTGGCACTTGCAACAAAACCGTGAACACTGGGTTGTTGATCCCGGTGATGCCGGCCCGGTTTTCGCCCAACTCGGTGACGAGCAGTTGTCCGGAATTCTGTTAACGCATCACCACTATGATCACACCGACGGCGTTAAAGCGCTGGTAGAGAAGTTCGACTGTCCAGTCCTTGGACCGGCGACAATTAACGGGGTCACCCGAGCTCTGGCAGATGGCGATCAATTTGAGGCAATCGGACATCAGTGGCGGGTAATCGGCGTACCAGGTCACACCCTTGATCATATCGCCCTGCTACTGGAAGACGAAGAGGGGCTGCACCTGTTCTGTGGCGACACCCTGTTTGCCGCCGGCTGTGGCCGACTATTTGAGGGCACCCCAGAGCAGATGTATCAGTCCCTTTCAAAGCTGGCCGCACTGCCGCCGGATACCAGGGTGTACTGCACTCATGAGTACACCCTATCCAATCTGCAATTCGCAAAGGCAGCAGACCCCAATAATGAGGACGTGACCGCGCGAATCGAGAGCGCTCGCGCCGCCCGCGCTGAAAGCTGCCCAACCCTGCCCTCCACCATTGCACTCGAATTGGCGACCAACCCGTTCCTACGTACTGAAACCAGATCCATCCGACAACAAGCGGCGGCACGAGGGGCCAACCCCAACGGTTCAGCTGTCGAAATATTCGCCACTTTGCGCCAATGGAAGGATGTTTTTTAA
- a CDS encoding cation/multidrug efflux pump, which yields MYIAITFLIAFIALLLVFWGGKVLLNGKWLLGFIRGTIGLLLLGGALLIVLIALDVYSYRNLAKEHSVGTVSFERLDDQHFMVKFADEDGVSQEFELHGDQWQLDARMLKWKGPLARWGVEPAYRLDRLSGRYLTLQDERSKERSVHALSESENGVDVWSFLRSMDNRVAVVDAVYGSATFLPMQDGAVYEVRISHTGLLARPLNQQAQSALNEWQ from the coding sequence ATGTATATTGCGATTACATTTTTGATTGCATTTATTGCCCTGCTATTGGTGTTCTGGGGGGGCAAGGTGCTATTGAATGGAAAATGGCTGCTGGGTTTTATTCGCGGAACCATAGGTCTGTTGCTACTTGGTGGTGCTCTGCTGATCGTGCTGATTGCCCTGGATGTATACAGCTATCGCAATCTTGCCAAAGAGCACAGCGTGGGTACCGTGTCGTTTGAAAGACTGGATGATCAGCATTTTATGGTGAAATTTGCTGATGAGGATGGCGTGTCCCAGGAGTTTGAGCTGCATGGGGATCAGTGGCAATTGGATGCGCGCATGCTCAAATGGAAAGGGCCATTGGCTCGCTGGGGTGTAGAGCCGGCCTATCGGCTGGATCGCCTGAGTGGTCGTTACCTGACCCTCCAGGATGAACGCAGTAAAGAGCGCTCGGTGCACGCGCTGTCCGAGAGCGAAAATGGTGTTGATGTATGGAGTTTCCTGCGCAGCATGGATAATCGGGTAGCTGTGGTCGATGCAGTTTATGGCAGTGCGACTTTCCTGCCGATGCAGGATGGCGCTGTATATGAGGTGCGAATCAGTCATACGGGTTTGCTGGCCCGTCCGCTGAATCAGCAAGCACAGTCTGCTCTCAATGAGTGGCAATAA
- the nudC gene encoding NAD(+) diphosphatase, producing the protein MTQQFRPAGRLWPLPAFKWHIVVSRGEVLCAPGGPLHRELPEGLTLQGRGDFRSHYLGDWQGEPCGVHHLSDPIGIPGCEWRGLRRLLGAVEESLFFTLGRATQVADWDLDHQYCGRCGLQTEYHPQDRARVCTHCSFAVYPRISPCVIMLITRGDECLLARHNRHKQALHTALAGFIEPGENAEQALVREVFEEVGLEVGQVRYLGSQSWPFPGQLMIGFFAEAVGGALALDREEILDAHWFHRSAVPETIPPRETLSGQLIRTFVAGK; encoded by the coding sequence ATGACACAACAATTTCGTCCGGCGGGTCGCCTTTGGCCGCTGCCGGCATTCAAGTGGCACATCGTGGTTTCCCGGGGCGAGGTGCTCTGCGCCCCGGGAGGGCCTCTTCACCGGGAATTGCCCGAAGGCCTCACTTTGCAGGGGCGGGGGGATTTTCGCAGTCACTACCTGGGTGATTGGCAGGGCGAGCCTTGCGGCGTACATCATTTGTCCGATCCCATCGGTATCCCTGGCTGTGAATGGCGCGGCTTGCGCCGACTGCTTGGTGCAGTGGAAGAGTCCCTGTTTTTTACACTGGGCAGGGCTACCCAGGTTGCGGACTGGGATCTCGATCACCAGTATTGCGGTCGCTGCGGGCTGCAGACTGAATATCACCCTCAAGATCGTGCACGTGTGTGTACGCATTGCTCATTCGCGGTGTACCCGCGTATTTCTCCCTGTGTCATTATGCTGATTACTCGCGGCGATGAGTGCCTGTTGGCACGCCACAATCGTCATAAGCAAGCGCTGCATACCGCGTTGGCGGGCTTCATCGAACCTGGTGAGAATGCCGAGCAGGCATTGGTGAGAGAGGTGTTTGAAGAGGTTGGACTGGAGGTTGGACAGGTACGCTATCTGGGGAGTCAGTCCTGGCCTTTTCCCGGTCAATTGATGATCGGATTTTTTGCCGAGGCGGTGGGGGGCGCTCTGGCCCTGGATCGGGAAGAAATTCTGGATGCCCACTGGTTTCACCGCTCGGCAGTGCCGGAAACCATCCCGCCGCGGGAAACGCTGTCTGGTCAGCTGATCAGAACATTTGTTGCCGGGAAGTGA
- the hupB gene encoding nucleoid-associated protein HU-beta — MNKSELIEAIAASADIPKAAAGRALDAMVESITEALKKGDQVALVGFGTFAVKERAARTGRNPRTGDPIEIAAAKIPNFKAGKALKDAVN; from the coding sequence GTGAATAAGTCCGAACTGATTGAAGCAATTGCCGCATCTGCCGACATTCCGAAGGCAGCAGCCGGCCGTGCTCTGGACGCGATGGTAGAAAGTATTACCGAAGCACTGAAAAAAGGTGATCAGGTAGCTCTGGTTGGCTTTGGTACTTTTGCCGTTAAAGAGCGCGCTGCGCGTACTGGTCGCAACCCGCGCACTGGCGATCCTATTGAAATCGCCGCAGCAAAAATCCCTAATTTCAAGGCTGGTAAAGCTTTGAAAGACGCGGTGAATTAA
- the dnaQ gene encoding DNA polymerase III subunit epsilon produces MRQIVLDTETTGLDPKSGHRIIEIGCVELINRKLTGRHYHQYINPEREVDDGAIEVHGITNEFLVDKPVFSQIVDEFMAFCDGAELVIHNAPFDVGFINAELRRLGSSRWQNVSAHCSVLDTLALARERHPGQKNNLDALCKRYFVDNSQRDLHGALLDAEILADVYLMMTGGQTDLALAGADKSSERKEDKAEQQSEAGAIRRLSADRAALAVLRATEEEQEGHQQMLALLEKSAGKHFW; encoded by the coding sequence ATGCGTCAAATAGTATTGGATACCGAAACCACCGGTCTGGATCCCAAATCTGGGCACCGGATTATCGAGATTGGCTGTGTCGAACTGATCAACCGAAAACTTACCGGTCGACACTATCACCAGTACATCAATCCCGAGCGGGAAGTGGATGATGGTGCTATCGAGGTTCACGGTATCACCAATGAGTTTCTGGTGGACAAACCGGTATTCTCCCAGATTGTCGATGAATTTATGGCCTTCTGTGATGGTGCAGAGCTCGTCATTCACAATGCACCGTTCGATGTGGGTTTTATCAATGCTGAGTTGCGGCGCCTCGGCAGTTCCCGCTGGCAAAACGTTTCGGCCCACTGCAGTGTGCTAGATACGCTGGCTCTTGCGCGGGAAAGGCATCCGGGTCAGAAAAATAACCTGGATGCGTTGTGCAAGCGCTATTTTGTCGATAATTCCCAGCGGGATCTGCACGGGGCCTTGCTCGATGCGGAAATTTTGGCCGATGTCTATTTGATGATGACTGGCGGCCAGACCGATCTTGCCCTGGCCGGTGCAGACAAAAGCTCGGAGCGAAAAGAGGACAAAGCCGAACAACAAAGTGAAGCTGGAGCGATTCGCCGTTTGAGCGCAGATAGGGCGGCTTTAGCTGTGCTGCGGGCGACGGAGGAAGAGCAGGAGGGGCATCAGCAGATGCTGGCTTTGCTGGAAAAATCCGCTGGCAAGCACTTCTGGTAA
- a CDS encoding SurA N-terminal domain-containing protein, with protein MLQSMRDNLKGTAAIIVAVFFGFIMVIGGIDFFTGTSGGSADKVAEVNGEKISNYDLQRAIQNRRSMIESQYGENVPADLLTDEQLRGPVLQQLVNSSVLRQAAQKSGMVMSTGAVDREIVQMPGFQIDGQFDQLVYREGLRRMGYSAAGFRQLLEQEMVMQQFAGSVADSAFTTRVDAEQIVAVSMEERDFDYLTLPVAPLLGGMSVSDDEVRAYYDANQAEFQHPELVAIEYIELTPEVFAGNIDVAEQDIRTQYDQDTKGFQEIRRHAAHILIEGTDDAAEEKIAELQAKLAAGGDFAQLAKQYSDDIVSRDEGGDLGFTSGDVFPKAFEDALAKLEVGGVSKPVKTDEGVHFIKLLEVTDIAPPTFEERKDAIAARLRNAQAEREFVDAVSRLRDLAYNAESLATPAAELGVTVKQAPLFSHQGGSGITADAKVIAAAFSPEVLEDGNTSEVLNLTENHSVVIKVTEHKPAGVKPLDEVKVEIANRLKRDKASEQLASKAEVLQEKVQAGEAFAEVATAEGLTLETSDNTRRGGFGTRGEVINQAFSMAVPKSGQKPVQSFTLANGDLIVVQLRNVRPGKLAAQTAEQRDALLQQLASMQGSAELAAVQKLLISKADIEMTATEQQ; from the coding sequence ATGCTTCAGTCCATGCGCGACAACCTGAAAGGAACTGCGGCAATCATTGTTGCAGTGTTTTTCGGATTCATTATGGTCATCGGTGGGATCGACTTTTTCACCGGTACGAGCGGTGGTTCAGCGGATAAGGTCGCTGAAGTGAATGGAGAAAAAATCTCCAACTATGATCTGCAGCGTGCCATTCAGAATCGCCGCAGTATGATTGAGAGTCAGTATGGTGAAAATGTGCCGGCTGACCTGCTTACTGATGAGCAACTGCGGGGCCCGGTGCTTCAGCAGTTGGTGAATAGCTCGGTACTGCGTCAGGCGGCGCAGAAAAGCGGGATGGTAATGAGCACTGGTGCTGTCGACAGGGAAATCGTGCAGATGCCAGGTTTCCAGATTGATGGTCAGTTCGATCAGCTGGTATATCGTGAAGGCCTCCGTCGTATGGGATACAGTGCGGCGGGTTTCCGTCAGCTACTGGAGCAGGAAATGGTGATGCAGCAGTTCGCCGGCAGTGTCGCGGACAGTGCTTTCACCACCCGAGTGGATGCGGAACAAATCGTTGCGGTGTCCATGGAAGAACGGGACTTTGATTACCTGACGCTGCCTGTGGCTCCGTTATTAGGTGGCATGAGCGTTTCCGATGACGAAGTTCGGGCCTACTACGATGCCAATCAGGCGGAGTTTCAACATCCCGAGCTGGTGGCTATTGAGTACATCGAGCTGACTCCGGAGGTATTTGCCGGAAATATCGATGTGGCTGAGCAGGATATCCGCACTCAGTACGATCAGGATACGAAGGGTTTTCAGGAAATCCGCCGTCACGCCGCTCATATCCTGATTGAGGGTACAGATGACGCTGCGGAGGAAAAAATAGCAGAGCTTCAGGCCAAGCTGGCTGCAGGTGGCGACTTTGCCCAGCTCGCAAAGCAATATTCCGACGACATTGTTTCTCGGGATGAGGGTGGGGACCTCGGCTTCACCAGTGGTGACGTTTTCCCAAAAGCATTTGAGGATGCTCTTGCGAAGCTTGAAGTCGGTGGTGTTTCCAAGCCGGTGAAGACCGATGAGGGTGTCCACTTTATCAAGCTGCTCGAGGTTACGGATATCGCGCCTCCAACTTTCGAAGAGCGAAAGGATGCTATTGCGGCCCGCTTGCGCAATGCACAGGCTGAGCGCGAATTCGTGGACGCAGTGAGTCGCCTGAGAGACCTCGCCTACAATGCTGAGTCTCTCGCTACGCCGGCTGCAGAGCTCGGTGTGACTGTTAAACAAGCGCCACTGTTTTCTCACCAGGGAGGATCAGGTATTACAGCCGATGCCAAGGTCATCGCCGCAGCGTTTTCTCCAGAGGTATTGGAGGATGGGAACACCTCTGAGGTGTTGAATCTCACTGAAAACCACTCGGTAGTTATAAAAGTGACCGAGCACAAACCTGCGGGCGTAAAACCGCTGGATGAGGTTAAGGTGGAGATCGCTAACCGTCTGAAGCGTGACAAGGCCAGCGAGCAGCTCGCTTCCAAGGCGGAAGTTCTTCAGGAAAAAGTTCAGGCTGGTGAGGCGTTCGCAGAAGTCGCCACCGCCGAAGGTTTGACTCTGGAGACCAGTGATAATACCCGACGCGGCGGCTTCGGTACCCGTGGTGAGGTGATCAATCAGGCGTTTTCCATGGCTGTGCCGAAATCTGGTCAGAAGCCTGTCCAGAGTTTTACACTGGCGAATGGAGATTTGATCGTTGTTCAGTTACGCAATGTACGGCCGGGTAAGCTCGCCGCGCAAACTGCTGAACAGCGTGATGCTCTGCTGCAGCAACTGGCTTCCATGCAGGGTTCGGCGGAACTCGCTGCCGTGCAGAAGTTACTGATCAGCAAGGCTGATATTGAAATGACCGCGACGGAACAGCAGTAA
- the nhaB gene encoding sodium/proton antiporter NhaB, with translation MSGGFGRAFTENFLGEAPDWYKLTIALFLIINPILLYTTTPFITGWVLIGEFIFTLAMALKCYPLQPGGLLAIEAVLLGMTDPDSVFHEVTDNIQVILLLMFMVAGIYFMKSLLLHVFTKLLINVRSKTALSLLFCGVSAILSAFLDALTVTAVLISVAVGFYAVYHKVASNRQTHHDHDHSHDEDVVEYHRSDLDQFRAFLRSLIMHGAVGTALGGVCTLVGEPQNLLIAEKAGWHFAQFFINMAPVTMPAFAAGLLTCILLEKTRIFGYGAKLPDTVREVLSNFATEQERKRTQRDTVELWVQGIVAVILVLSLAFHVAEVGIIGLVVIVLLTSFNGVIQEARIGHAFEEALPFTALLVVFFAIVAVIHEQHLFEPVTHFVLSLEPERQPGMLFLANGILSMISDNVFVATVYINEVKTALTAGDITREHFDKLAIAINTGTNLPSVATPNGQAAFLFLLTSALAPLIRLSYGRMVVMALPYTIVLTVVALLCVVFVI, from the coding sequence ATGAGCGGCGGCTTCGGCCGCGCCTTTACCGAGAACTTCCTCGGTGAAGCCCCGGACTGGTACAAGCTCACTATCGCCTTGTTCCTGATCATCAACCCGATACTGCTCTATACAACAACGCCATTCATTACCGGCTGGGTCTTGATTGGTGAATTCATTTTCACCCTCGCCATGGCCCTAAAGTGCTACCCGCTACAACCTGGCGGTCTACTGGCGATCGAGGCAGTGCTATTGGGAATGACCGACCCAGATTCTGTCTTTCATGAAGTTACCGACAACATCCAGGTGATCCTGCTACTGATGTTTATGGTCGCCGGCATTTACTTCATGAAAAGCCTGCTGCTGCATGTATTCACGAAATTGCTGATTAACGTACGCTCTAAAACTGCGCTTTCACTACTGTTCTGCGGTGTGTCAGCAATACTCTCGGCATTTCTAGACGCACTGACGGTTACCGCCGTACTGATCAGTGTGGCGGTCGGTTTTTACGCGGTTTACCACAAAGTGGCATCGAACCGGCAAACCCACCACGACCACGACCACTCCCATGACGAAGACGTAGTGGAATACCATCGCTCGGACCTCGACCAGTTCCGCGCCTTCCTGCGCAGCCTTATCATGCACGGCGCTGTAGGTACCGCACTGGGGGGGGTCTGCACCCTGGTTGGAGAACCCCAAAACCTGTTGATCGCAGAAAAAGCCGGTTGGCACTTTGCGCAGTTTTTCATAAATATGGCCCCGGTCACCATGCCCGCGTTTGCTGCCGGACTGCTTACCTGCATACTACTGGAGAAAACACGTATATTCGGATACGGCGCCAAGCTGCCGGATACCGTGCGGGAAGTACTGAGCAACTTTGCCACCGAGCAAGAGCGAAAACGCACACAGCGTGATACTGTCGAACTCTGGGTACAGGGCATTGTTGCGGTAATTCTGGTGCTATCTCTCGCCTTCCACGTGGCAGAAGTAGGGATCATCGGTCTTGTAGTGATCGTACTGTTAACTTCATTTAATGGTGTAATCCAGGAAGCCCGGATTGGCCACGCTTTTGAAGAGGCCCTGCCATTCACTGCCCTATTGGTCGTATTTTTCGCCATCGTTGCCGTCATCCACGAACAGCACCTGTTTGAGCCAGTCACCCATTTTGTACTTAGCCTGGAACCCGAACGGCAGCCCGGCATGCTGTTTCTCGCTAACGGCATCCTGTCCATGATCAGTGACAATGTGTTCGTCGCAACCGTCTATATCAATGAAGTCAAAACAGCCCTGACTGCGGGTGACATTACCCGCGAACACTTCGACAAACTGGCCATCGCCATCAACACTGGCACCAACCTGCCAAGTGTCGCGACCCCAAATGGCCAAGCGGCCTTTCTCTTCCTGCTGACGTCCGCACTGGCACCACTCATCCGACTGTCATACGGGCGCATGGTTGTTATGGCCCTGCCCTACACCATTGTACTGACAGTGGTCGCCCTGCTCTGCGTAGTCTTTGTTATCTGA
- a CDS encoding LysM peptidoglycan-binding domain-containing protein encodes MVYKKLAVAIMAAAVGACAQLDSAPHSANYTEISADTEKSNAGDLDPISQNLLNEPEPALPPNDIWQRLRQGFSLERETERAKVQDYVKYFSSNHGYMARVTERSRRYIFHVAEQLEQANVPVEFSLLPIVESAYDPFAYSHAQASGMWQFIPATGRSFGLQQNWWYDGRRDVVESTRAASEYFNYLAGKFDGDWLLVLAAYNAGEGTVRRAIERNRNNGKGTSFWELKLPRETRRYVPQLLALAEVVAHPERYQVPLHNIDNSPYYTAVNVGSQIDLAQASELAGVEIEELYLLNPGYNRWATDPNGNHRLLIPNDNSARFIEALEKLPAEQRVSWQRYTVARGDSLSVIARRYETTVAAIQQTNKLRGSSIRAGQTLLIPSASGPSAQYAYSIDQRVQRRQASGKGQKSSYTVRPGDTLWDIARSLDVKVRELASWNNMAPGDTLRPGRKLVAYSSSQGQDSNNRTTRKVSYRVRSGDSLYRIARKYSLEIGDIVRWNKLSKNSYLQPGQRLTLFVDSASNG; translated from the coding sequence ATGGTTTACAAAAAATTGGCCGTTGCAATTATGGCAGCGGCGGTGGGGGCCTGCGCGCAACTTGATTCTGCGCCGCATTCCGCGAATTACACCGAAATCAGCGCCGATACCGAAAAATCCAACGCTGGCGATCTGGACCCGATCAGTCAGAATCTACTAAATGAGCCAGAGCCGGCCTTGCCGCCAAACGACATCTGGCAGCGCCTGCGGCAGGGATTCTCCCTGGAGCGGGAAACCGAACGCGCCAAGGTCCAGGACTACGTAAAATACTTTTCCTCCAACCATGGCTATATGGCCCGAGTGACCGAGCGTTCTCGACGCTACATTTTTCATGTAGCCGAACAGCTCGAGCAGGCCAATGTTCCAGTAGAGTTTTCTCTGCTGCCGATAGTGGAAAGCGCGTACGACCCGTTTGCCTACTCCCACGCACAAGCCTCCGGCATGTGGCAATTTATCCCTGCCACCGGGCGCTCCTTTGGCCTCCAGCAGAACTGGTGGTATGACGGTCGCCGCGATGTGGTGGAATCCACCCGTGCGGCCAGTGAGTATTTCAATTACCTTGCCGGGAAATTCGATGGTGACTGGCTGCTGGTACTCGCCGCATACAATGCCGGTGAAGGCACCGTAAGGCGCGCTATCGAGCGCAACCGGAACAACGGTAAGGGTACTAGCTTCTGGGAGCTCAAATTGCCTCGGGAAACCCGTCGCTATGTTCCCCAGCTACTGGCGCTAGCCGAGGTGGTAGCCCATCCGGAACGCTATCAGGTTCCGCTGCACAACATCGACAACTCCCCCTACTACACTGCGGTCAACGTAGGCAGCCAGATAGATCTCGCACAGGCCTCTGAGCTTGCCGGAGTAGAAATCGAAGAGTTATACCTTCTGAATCCCGGCTACAATCGCTGGGCCACGGATCCTAACGGGAACCATCGACTGCTCATCCCCAACGATAACAGCGCCCGGTTTATCGAAGCCCTGGAAAAACTGCCGGCCGAACAAAGAGTCAGCTGGCAGCGCTACACAGTCGCTCGCGGCGACTCCCTTTCCGTAATTGCCCGCCGATACGAAACTACAGTTGCAGCCATCCAGCAAACCAACAAACTGCGCGGAAGCAGTATCCGCGCAGGCCAGACACTGCTCATTCCCAGTGCATCTGGCCCCAGCGCTCAATACGCCTATTCCATCGACCAGCGCGTACAACGCCGCCAAGCGTCCGGAAAAGGCCAGAAAAGCAGCTATACGGTTCGCCCCGGCGATACACTCTGGGATATTGCACGGTCGCTCGACGTCAAAGTCCGCGAGCTCGCAAGCTGGAACAATATGGCCCCCGGTGACACTTTGCGTCCGGGACGCAAACTTGTCGCCTATAGCAGCAGCCAAGGCCAAGACAGCAACAACCGCACCACCAGGAAAGTCTCCTACCGGGTGCGCAGTGGCGACTCTCTATATCGAATCGCACGCAAATACAGCCTCGAAATCGGCGATATCGTTCGCTGGAACAAACTGAGCAAGAACAGCTATCTACAACCCGGTCAGCGACTGACTCTGTTCGTCGATAGCGCTTCGAATGGATGA